From Sediminispirochaeta bajacaliforniensis DSM 16054, a single genomic window includes:
- a CDS encoding transglutaminase domain-containing protein, with amino-acid sequence MNFKKNAHHLIFHSALLPVVVLLALIALFLQVYLHSSVKPIIESIEPAAALPGALLTISGSHFGNFDRDSEVIIAGIRPTRSAYKSWSVNQITLIVPEDVGSGRVFVKNNKGASNGLLFTNKSHIPLVLEGPVEPGVPYIDSISPETGPVGTEITIRGMNFGFERQEGEVLFQFFSGAENEKREEERTDTTIACSSIDFDYLSWNDQELRVRVPDGASPGGVVVTTDRGESNSVYFEVTNPVGTKRYPRMKGYQVAYGVEISQVRSSGQASMEIWVPAISKSCAQRGIEGIHEPEPLWRDYRGVMRYHLSDFDPWTTYRLEQTYWFDRYSIETDIHERSVAKYDRESSLFRRYTASNVIIPADDEFFTSAASRQARRAASPWAAARALYDYLLEKLTYSRAPAKNVRDAFEQGRGDSYDYAMAYVTLCRAAGIPARPVAGFIVYGDKKSRRHYWAEFYLEKFGWVPVDPALGDGMQSGEVVLIDNPRDYYFGNLDNQHIDLSRGIIELRPADPQARVVRYERNYSLQSIHEEYSRSIESYRAVWKDMEVVGWW; translated from the coding sequence ATGAACTTCAAAAAAAACGCACACCACTTGATTTTTCATTCCGCATTACTTCCCGTTGTAGTTTTGCTGGCTTTGATAGCCCTTTTCCTTCAGGTCTATCTACATAGCTCCGTAAAACCGATAATAGAGAGCATCGAACCCGCTGCAGCCCTTCCCGGGGCCCTGCTGACCATTTCCGGATCCCATTTCGGGAACTTCGACCGGGACAGCGAGGTGATCATTGCGGGAATACGTCCCACTCGTTCTGCCTACAAAAGCTGGAGTGTAAATCAGATCACTCTGATCGTTCCGGAAGATGTAGGTTCGGGACGAGTTTTTGTAAAGAATAATAAGGGTGCTAGTAATGGTTTGCTTTTTACCAACAAGAGCCATATTCCCCTTGTCCTTGAGGGGCCGGTGGAACCAGGAGTTCCCTATATCGATTCCATTTCACCGGAAACCGGACCGGTGGGAACTGAAATTACCATCCGCGGCATGAATTTCGGTTTTGAAAGGCAGGAAGGCGAGGTCCTTTTTCAGTTTTTTAGCGGTGCCGAAAATGAGAAGCGGGAAGAGGAACGTACCGATACCACTATTGCCTGCTCTTCCATCGATTTTGATTATCTTTCCTGGAATGATCAGGAACTTCGGGTCAGGGTACCAGATGGGGCATCCCCCGGTGGGGTTGTGGTAACAACGGACCGAGGGGAGAGCAATAGCGTTTACTTTGAGGTAACTAATCCCGTAGGAACAAAGCGATATCCCAGGATGAAGGGATATCAGGTTGCTTACGGGGTTGAAATTAGCCAGGTCAGATCATCTGGTCAGGCTTCCATGGAGATCTGGGTCCCCGCCATCAGTAAATCCTGTGCCCAACGGGGAATCGAAGGGATCCATGAACCGGAACCGTTGTGGAGGGACTATCGGGGGGTGATGCGCTATCACCTTTCCGATTTTGATCCCTGGACCACGTACCGACTTGAACAGACCTATTGGTTCGATCGCTACAGCATCGAAACCGATATACATGAGCGATCGGTGGCAAAATACGATAGAGAAAGTTCGCTGTTTCGTCGGTACACCGCTTCAAATGTCATAATACCCGCAGATGATGAGTTTTTTACCTCGGCGGCATCCAGACAGGCAAGAAGGGCGGCTTCGCCCTGGGCAGCGGCCCGAGCCCTGTATGACTATCTTCTGGAAAAGCTTACGTACTCTCGTGCCCCCGCCAAAAATGTACGCGATGCATTTGAACAGGGGAGAGGCGATTCCTACGACTACGCCATGGCCTATGTGACCCTTTGTCGTGCCGCCGGAATTCCGGCAAGACCTGTCGCAGGTTTTATTGTTTATGGGGATAAAAAAAGCCGTCGCCATTATTGGGCCGAATTTTATCTTGAGAAGTTTGGCTGGGTTCCTGTCGATCCTGCTCTTGGGGACGGCATGCAGAGCGGAGAGGTCGTCTTGATAGATAATCCTCGTGACTATTACTTCGGGAACCTGGATAATCAGCATATCGATCTTTCGAGGGGTATCATCGAACTACGTCCTGCAGATCCTCAGGCACGAGTCGTTCGCTATGAACGTAACTATTCTCTACAATCCATACATGAAGAGTACAGCAGAAGTATTGAAAGTTACCGTGCGGTGTGGAAAGATATGGAAGTAGTGGGTTGGTGGTAG
- a CDS encoding Crp/Fnr family transcriptional regulator has translation MNNPLQLSLVNFKKDSYIIVEGKQKADYFYIIRSGTVRISKEIEVVEEEGGNLLHPGDFFGVVSTMSSHSHIETARALSDVMLIQVHRDQYGLLIERNTPVAMKIIQQFSKKMRYLDEALARLTLKGNSGLDNEKHLFEVAEYYAKQSSYNQAYYAYHQYIKYCPTGENIRVAKERMAKIHPYAKAVYLDGSTDEFNRTYPKETMIFSEGQPGKELYIIQKGSVKITKIVNNNEVMLALLKPGDIFGEMSLLENKPRSASAIAHEEAVLLAVNKANFKRMVASQPQLITRLTQLLSERIWFIYKQLANTQISDPMGRMYDALSIQLEKLRIPISNKAYTFDFGPKELVNMVGLSKGEGNQIVKQLFSNQRLKIIDNKIHITDIEEIEKQAKYYRKMEIIARARKRGSVLNR, from the coding sequence ATGAATAATCCGTTACAGCTTTCGTTGGTTAATTTTAAGAAAGACTCTTATATCATTGTCGAAGGCAAACAGAAGGCCGACTATTTCTATATCATCAGGTCCGGAACCGTTCGGATCAGTAAAGAGATTGAGGTTGTCGAGGAGGAAGGGGGGAATCTTCTTCATCCGGGAGATTTCTTCGGGGTTGTTTCGACAATGTCCAGCCATAGCCACATAGAGACGGCACGTGCTTTAAGCGATGTTATGCTCATTCAGGTACATCGCGATCAGTATGGCCTTCTCATTGAGCGAAATACTCCGGTGGCGATGAAAATCATCCAGCAATTCAGCAAAAAGATGCGCTATCTCGACGAAGCACTTGCACGCCTTACGCTCAAAGGAAACAGCGGTCTTGACAACGAAAAGCACCTTTTTGAGGTTGCCGAGTACTATGCAAAACAAAGTAGTTATAATCAGGCCTATTATGCCTATCATCAATACATAAAGTACTGTCCGACCGGAGAGAACATACGGGTTGCAAAGGAGCGGATGGCGAAAATTCATCCCTACGCAAAGGCTGTATATCTCGACGGAAGTACCGACGAGTTCAACCGGACATATCCAAAAGAGACGATGATCTTTTCGGAGGGGCAGCCGGGGAAAGAGCTCTATATTATCCAGAAGGGAAGCGTAAAGATAACCAAGATCGTCAACAACAATGAGGTGATGCTTGCTCTCTTGAAGCCGGGAGATATTTTCGGTGAGATGAGCCTCTTGGAAAATAAACCCCGAAGTGCTTCAGCCATCGCCCACGAAGAGGCGGTTCTTCTTGCCGTTAACAAGGCCAACTTCAAACGCATGGTTGCCAGTCAGCCTCAGTTGATTACCCGCCTGACGCAACTTCTTTCCGAACGGATTTGGTTTATCTACAAACAGCTTGCCAATACCCAGATTTCCGATCCCATGGGGCGGATGTACGACGCCCTTTCGATCCAGCTGGAAAAACTTCGGATCCCGATCAGCAATAAGGCATATACCTTTGATTTTGGTCCCAAAGAACTTGTCAACATGGTCGGTCTCAGCAAGGGAGAAGGCAATCAAATTGTAAAACAACTTTTCAGCAACCAGCGACTGAAAATCATCGATAATAAGATTCACATTACCGACATCGAAGAGATCGAAAAACAGGCAAAGTACTATCGTAAGATGGAAATAATCGCCAGGGCAAGAAAGCGCGGGAGCGTGCTCAACCGCTAA
- a CDS encoding anti-sigma factor family protein, producing the protein MCVDDQILSSYVDGELDAHWKEKVEAHIAQCEQCRLRVSRFQKLSADLSAAELRPEAIDGVERRVAARLDHLLLPGSERGFWNRRFSIPAPVAMAALFCLVFLSGFVFIRGIMPSGTGETGMPIADEKAYSQGLETLTSSSAPSMSENPNVQQIFDLLENSGGSIEVRIELPRKSNFTVHGEPQLLRAADYRGGESR; encoded by the coding sequence ATGTGCGTTGATGATCAGATTCTATCTTCTTATGTTGATGGTGAGCTTGACGCCCATTGGAAAGAGAAGGTCGAGGCTCATATAGCACAGTGTGAGCAGTGCCGTTTACGAGTCTCTCGCTTTCAAAAGCTTTCGGCCGATCTCTCAGCCGCCGAACTTCGCCCCGAGGCAATCGATGGGGTAGAGAGGAGGGTTGCCGCTCGTTTGGACCATCTCCTGTTGCCCGGTTCCGAGCGAGGATTCTGGAACAGGCGCTTTTCCATTCCCGCACCGGTGGCCATGGCGGCCTTATTTTGTTTAGTTTTTCTTTCTGGATTTGTTTTTATTCGAGGGATTATGCCCTCGGGGACCGGAGAAACGGGCATGCCAATTGCCGATGAAAAGGCCTATTCTCAGGGACTTGAAACATTGACATCGTCGTCTGCACCCTCCATGTCGGAGAACCCAAATGTACAGCAGATTTTCGATCTGCTTGAAAACAGCGGCGGGTCTATTGAAGTCAGGATAGAACTTCCTCGGAAATCGAATTTTACCGTTCATGGAGAACCTCAGTTGCTGAGGGCTGCTGATTATCGAGGGGGCGAATCAAGGTGA
- a CDS encoding protein-L-isoaspartate O-methyltransferase family protein has translation MSELRRTSFPVFFVFALLVASLFVTSGLRAQQQEETHSLVESVRENHFISEAMARAVAAVPRGRFFPETLAAFIDEDRPLPDSDAGITPAPSFVAVILDHLEIGKGTRLLIIGRGGGYTAAVAATLGADVLLIEESKGAARYRAILNELELPVTVIEGSWNDEAVQNRLNREKGKFDALFVHAGVDHIPEQMSSLLAPKGAAAFPLNDNDGMQNCIIYKKEETDFSIEHVPQTIFETLENPWALL, from the coding sequence ATGAGTGAACTTCGTCGGACCAGCTTTCCTGTCTTTTTCGTTTTTGCACTATTGGTAGCTTCATTGTTTGTCACAAGCGGGCTGAGGGCCCAACAGCAGGAGGAAACGCACTCCCTTGTTGAATCTGTCAGGGAAAATCATTTTATCAGTGAGGCAATGGCTCGCGCCGTTGCTGCGGTTCCAAGAGGTCGCTTTTTCCCCGAAACCCTTGCCGCTTTTATCGATGAAGATCGCCCCCTTCCTGATTCAGATGCAGGGATCACTCCGGCCCCCTCTTTTGTTGCTGTGATTTTGGATCATTTGGAAATCGGCAAGGGGACGAGACTTCTGATCATAGGAAGAGGAGGTGGATATACGGCCGCCGTTGCAGCGACGCTGGGTGCCGATGTGCTGTTGATCGAAGAAAGCAAAGGTGCGGCACGTTATCGTGCAATTCTGAATGAACTGGAACTTCCCGTTACCGTTATTGAGGGAAGCTGGAACGACGAAGCCGTACAAAATCGTCTTAACCGTGAGAAGGGAAAATTCGATGCCCTTTTTGTTCATGCCGGGGTTGATCATATCCCTGAACAGATGTCGTCTCTTCTTGCTCCAAAGGGGGCGGCGGCCTTTCCCCTTAACGACAACGACGGCATGCAGAATTGCATTATCTACAAAAAAGAGGAGACAGACTTCTCTATCGAGCATGTGCCGCAAACCATTTTTGAGACGCTGGAAAATCCATGGGCGCTTTTATAA
- the mgtE gene encoding magnesium transporter, with protein sequence MTDPIAYYREYRPMMDNQQVKELFSDFSFDQLLDVWRSLSDDEATDIFLHLSPEVKLDLITELEIEDQEKIIGKLSAQGKRSLFQAMEPDDLVDIVQSVSKEVRRTVWENLDDESKRETLFLLRFDEDDAAGLMTPRYLAVRSDINVGHALAFIRANSAKVELLFDIYVLDELQRLDGVVSVKDILSASDETKVSEIMNQRVISVLDSTDQEEVARTLETHDLVSIPVVDQENILLGVITFDDVMDVIREEQTEDVYRMGAMSGEADAYMNSSIWRLVKKRVPWLIILLLLGTVTTNVLHHYESIFLGAAFLFMFMPVITQTGGNSGSQSATLMIRGLATGEIVFRDIGKILFRELLVGLFMGGITGLVILLRSYFLPPGIDIYAAFVVGISLALVVFISNLIGTLAPLLIHRMGFDPTVMSAPLMATLIDVAGITIYFETARRLLSL encoded by the coding sequence ATGACAGATCCCATTGCATACTACCGGGAATATCGCCCCATGATGGACAACCAGCAGGTAAAGGAGCTTTTTAGCGATTTTTCCTTTGACCAGCTTTTGGATGTTTGGAGATCTCTCTCCGATGATGAGGCAACGGATATTTTTCTCCATCTATCTCCCGAGGTAAAACTAGATCTTATTACGGAACTGGAGATTGAAGATCAGGAAAAAATCATCGGCAAACTTTCCGCTCAGGGAAAACGTAGTCTTTTCCAAGCAATGGAGCCGGACGATCTTGTCGATATTGTTCAGTCGGTTAGCAAGGAAGTGCGCAGGACCGTTTGGGAGAACCTTGATGACGAGTCTAAGAGGGAGACTCTCTTTTTGCTGCGTTTCGATGAGGACGATGCGGCCGGTTTGATGACCCCCAGGTATCTAGCCGTACGATCCGACATCAATGTAGGGCATGCCTTGGCCTTTATTCGGGCAAACAGCGCCAAGGTCGAACTCCTTTTTGATATCTATGTTCTTGATGAATTACAGCGCCTTGATGGTGTTGTATCGGTAAAGGATATTCTTTCGGCCTCGGACGAAACCAAGGTTTCGGAAATCATGAATCAGCGAGTCATCTCGGTCCTCGACTCTACGGACCAGGAGGAGGTTGCCCGTACGCTGGAGACCCATGATCTCGTTTCAATCCCCGTTGTCGACCAGGAAAACATCCTTCTCGGTGTCATTACATTCGATGACGTGATGGACGTCATCAGGGAAGAACAGACTGAGGATGTTTACCGAATGGGCGCCATGTCAGGTGAGGCCGATGCCTACATGAACAGCAGCATATGGCGTTTGGTGAAGAAACGCGTGCCATGGCTGATCATCCTGCTCCTTCTGGGGACCGTAACGACCAACGTTCTTCATCATTATGAATCGATCTTCCTCGGTGCGGCCTTTCTTTTTATGTTTATGCCGGTCATTACCCAGACAGGAGGTAATTCGGGAAGTCAAAGCGCGACTCTTATGATTCGAGGTTTGGCCACTGGGGAAATAGTGTTTAGAGATATCGGGAAGATTCTTTTTCGGGAACTTCTTGTCGGCCTCTTTATGGGCGGCATTACCGGCTTGGTTATCCTGCTGCGAAGCTACTTTCTTCCCCCCGGGATCGATATTTATGCAGCCTTCGTCGTCGGCATTTCCCTCGCGTTGGTGGTCTTTATCTCGAATTTGATTGGAACCCTTGCCCCCTTGCTGATCCACCGCATGGGCTTTGACCCGACGGTGATGTCGGCCCCCTTAATGGCGACACTCATTGATGTGGCCGGTATCACCATCTATTTCGAAACGGCCAGAAGACTTTTGAGCCTGTAA
- the murB gene encoding UDP-N-acetylmuramate dehydrogenase, with the protein MKTNVRNILKKINNSSFHGIVSLDEKMSKHTTFKVGGAADLYLKPTDETSLLQIATVLREQDLVGSQGFPLFFLGGGANIVVSDKGIRGIVIDLTGLREYRVETGGIHTGSGMPVDLFAEKAAEAGLSGAEFLAGMPGSVGGAVWMNARCYGSSISDILCSVRYLDLSSIPTICEYQIEQEDFGYKRSPFQKKNDYVILSARFKLYSENDLTIYRRMEEYRADRRQKGHYRFPSAGSVFKNDHAFGAPTGRLLDTLGLRGKKVGDAAVSDFHANIIVNLGAATAMDIYTLTEMCRTTAKSELGIDLEPEIRFIGDWSDT; encoded by the coding sequence GTGAAAACTAATGTACGGAATATCCTGAAAAAGATCAACAACAGCAGCTTTCACGGCATAGTCTCTCTTGACGAGAAGATGTCGAAACATACCACCTTCAAGGTGGGAGGGGCCGCAGATCTTTATCTCAAACCGACGGACGAGACGTCGCTCCTTCAGATCGCAACGGTATTGCGGGAACAGGACCTTGTCGGCAGTCAGGGTTTTCCTCTCTTTTTCCTTGGCGGCGGAGCGAATATTGTAGTATCGGATAAGGGAATCCGGGGAATCGTTATCGACCTTACCGGGCTGAGAGAATATAGGGTTGAGACCGGCGGCATACACACAGGAAGCGGGATGCCGGTAGATCTTTTTGCCGAAAAGGCTGCGGAGGCGGGACTTTCCGGTGCGGAATTCCTTGCCGGTATGCCGGGAAGCGTGGGAGGAGCGGTCTGGATGAATGCGCGATGCTATGGCTCCTCGATTTCCGATATTCTCTGCTCTGTTCGGTACCTCGACCTTTCTTCCATTCCGACGATCTGCGAATACCAGATCGAACAGGAGGATTTCGGCTATAAACGAAGCCCTTTTCAGAAAAAAAATGATTACGTTATTCTTTCTGCACGTTTCAAACTCTACTCAGAGAACGATCTTACGATTTATCGCAGAATGGAGGAATACCGGGCGGATCGCAGGCAAAAGGGGCATTACCGGTTTCCGTCTGCCGGTTCGGTATTTAAAAACGATCATGCCTTTGGGGCGCCTACAGGGCGGCTTTTGGACACATTAGGTCTTCGGGGGAAAAAAGTCGGAGATGCGGCGGTCTCCGATTTTCATGCGAATATTATTGTCAACCTCGGAGCCGCAACCGCTATGGATATCTATACCTTGACCGAAATGTGCCGCACCACGGCTAAGAGCGAACTTGGTATTGATCTCGAACCGGAAATCCGCTTTATCGGAGATTGGAGTGACACATGA
- a CDS encoding RNA polymerase sigma factor yields the protein MSVPEKGGDSFRKFYTKSFSTLLKVAYHITLDMDAAEDICQEAFIRFYNRPFSFPSEDQALYWLIRVVKNLSFNYRKRKVTEYRAMDKIKQEPERIEASGEDLLIEKETVRIVQEALEQLPEKYRSVLILKEYAGLNYQEIGRVLRISEGNVKVRVHRARLQLETLIQGEDVDVR from the coding sequence ATGAGCGTACCGGAAAAGGGCGGGGATTCGTTCAGAAAATTCTATACGAAATCTTTTTCGACCCTGCTGAAAGTTGCGTATCATATCACGCTCGATATGGATGCGGCGGAGGATATTTGTCAGGAAGCCTTTATTCGATTTTATAACAGACCATTCTCGTTTCCCTCTGAAGATCAGGCTCTGTACTGGTTGATCCGAGTGGTAAAGAATCTTTCCTTCAACTATCGGAAGAGAAAGGTTACCGAGTATCGGGCCATGGATAAAATCAAACAGGAGCCGGAGAGAATAGAGGCTTCAGGCGAGGATCTGCTCATTGAAAAGGAAACGGTACGAATCGTACAAGAAGCACTGGAACAGCTGCCGGAAAAATACCGGTCAGTGTTGATTTTGAAGGAGTATGCGGGTCTGAATTACCAGGAAATCGGAAGGGTCCTGAGGATAAGTGAAGGAAATGTAAAGGTTCGGGTACATCGTGCCCGTTTACAGCTGGAGACACTGATTCAGGGGGAAGATGTTGATGTGCGTTGA
- a CDS encoding cysteine--tRNA ligase, whose amino-acid sequence MKILLYNTMGREVQEFKPIEDGLVKMYTCGPTVYNFAHIGNLRTYVFEDVLRRVFEYAGFKVEHVMNITDVGHLTDDADEGEDKMEKSSRESGKSVWEIAKYYTDAFFRDTDRLNIIRPTIAPRATEHIDDMIALIKRLEEGGHTYQAGGNVYFSIDTFPDYGRLALLDRQDLQAGARIEVDSNKRNPHDFVLWFTNSKFENHAMLWDSPWGKGYPGWHIECSAMSIRYLGEQFDIHCGGVDHIPVHHTNEIAQAEAATGKQWVQYWVHGEFLLMNKGKMAKSAGNFLTLQSLVDKGYHPLDYRYFCLGGHYRSQLQFSFESLDAAKSARERLVSRIAALREGLGDRWKEAIVLPPSAAGSKILERFEAAVGQDMNMPKALAELWQLLKSELQPGEKLSVVSAMDRVLGLNLLALPQYAIDSSKDGEIEELIKQRNAARSRKDFRLADEIRDKLSARGISIKDTPNGTKWSRTL is encoded by the coding sequence GTGAAGATCTTACTTTACAACACCATGGGAAGAGAGGTTCAGGAATTCAAACCGATCGAAGATGGGCTTGTAAAGATGTATACCTGTGGCCCCACGGTGTATAACTTTGCGCATATCGGGAATCTACGCACCTATGTATTTGAGGATGTTCTCCGCCGTGTGTTCGAATATGCAGGCTTTAAGGTCGAACATGTCATGAACATCACCGATGTGGGCCATCTTACCGACGACGCCGATGAGGGCGAAGATAAGATGGAGAAGAGTTCCCGTGAAAGCGGGAAAAGCGTCTGGGAAATCGCAAAGTATTATACCGATGCCTTTTTTCGCGATACCGATCGGCTCAATATCATCAGACCGACGATTGCGCCGCGGGCCACCGAACATATCGATGATATGATCGCCCTTATCAAACGACTTGAAGAGGGAGGCCACACCTATCAGGCCGGGGGCAATGTCTACTTCAGCATCGACACATTTCCCGATTACGGTCGTTTGGCACTTCTCGACCGGCAGGATTTACAGGCGGGTGCACGGATTGAGGTTGATTCCAATAAACGAAATCCCCATGATTTTGTCTTATGGTTCACCAATTCCAAATTTGAAAACCATGCGATGTTGTGGGACAGTCCCTGGGGGAAAGGCTATCCCGGCTGGCACATCGAATGCAGCGCAATGAGTATCCGCTATCTTGGAGAGCAGTTCGATATCCATTGCGGAGGTGTCGACCATATACCCGTTCATCACACAAATGAAATTGCCCAGGCAGAGGCCGCAACGGGCAAGCAATGGGTGCAATACTGGGTCCATGGTGAATTTCTCCTTATGAACAAGGGAAAGATGGCAAAGTCAGCCGGCAACTTTCTTACCCTGCAATCCCTGGTCGATAAGGGCTATCATCCCCTTGATTACCGCTATTTTTGCCTTGGAGGCCATTATCGAAGCCAATTACAGTTCTCTTTTGAGAGTCTCGATGCTGCAAAAAGTGCACGAGAGCGCCTTGTTTCAAGAATTGCCGCATTAAGAGAGGGGCTTGGCGATCGCTGGAAGGAGGCGATAGTACTGCCTCCCTCTGCTGCCGGGTCGAAGATCCTCGAACGCTTTGAGGCTGCCGTTGGGCAGGATATGAACATGCCTAAGGCCCTTGCTGAATTATGGCAGCTCCTTAAGTCCGAACTTCAACCGGGAGAGAAACTCTCCGTTGTGTCGGCCATGGATCGGGTCCTCGGCCTGAATCTTCTTGCCCTTCCGCAGTACGCTATCGACAGCTCGAAAGACGGAGAAATAGAAGAGCTTATCAAGCAGCGAAACGCAGCGCGCAGCCGGAAAGATTTTCGCCTCGCCGATGAAATACGTGATAAGCTTTCTGCCAGGGGAATCAGCATAAAAGATACCCCAAACGGCACGAAATGGAGCCGAACGCTGTAA